One part of the Desulfonema ishimotonii genome encodes these proteins:
- a CDS encoding transposase, whose amino-acid sequence MEQNMKYNPDIHRRRSIRLKGYDYSRPGAYFVTICVNRRECLLGQIVNGRMYLNDAGIMIRDTWQQLPEYYNGFTLDQFVIMPNHIHGIIVINNNSVGAAPCGRPVCSGDDAVFLNEISQQARTGQARGPAPTGDNLALPQIIHRFKTLTTKRYADGVKNNNWPRFHRRLWQRNYHEHIIRNERRLDTIRRYILYNPLKWELDIENPNHIPITEKRKFWKIFLDL is encoded by the coding sequence ATGGAACAAAACATGAAATATAACCCGGACATACACCGCCGCCGGTCGATCCGGCTGAAGGGCTATGATTATTCCCGACCGGGTGCGTATTTTGTAACCATCTGCGTAAACCGCCGGGAATGCCTGCTCGGTCAAATTGTCAACGGGAGAATGTACCTCAACGATGCCGGAATCATGATCCGGGACACATGGCAACAACTGCCTGAATATTACAACGGCTTCACCCTGGATCAGTTCGTCATCATGCCCAACCACATACACGGCATCATTGTCATAAACAACAATTCCGTAGGGGCGGCCCCCTGTGGCCGCCCTGTCTGTTCCGGGGACGACGCTGTTTTTTTGAATGAAATATCGCAACAGGCCCGAACAGGGCAGGCACGGGGGCCTGCCCCTACAGGTGACAATCTGGCTTTGCCGCAGATTATTCACCGGTTTAAAACCCTGACGACCAAACGGTATGCGGATGGCGTAAAAAACAATAATTGGCCGCGTTTTCACAGGCGTTTATGGCAGCGCAATTACCATGAACACATTATCAGAAATGAACGCAGGCTTGATACCATCCGCAGATATATTCTTTACAATCCATTGAAATGGGAATTGGACATTGAAAACCCCAACCACATCCCCATTACCGAAAAACGAAAATTCTGGAAAATCTTCCTCGACCTGTAG
- a CDS encoding DUF2750 domain-containing protein: MHQKKIENLLKMSGKERFLYFVRKVADFEEVWGLFADGWAMTADNEGRKAIPFWPEKDFSNLCAEGAWKNYNSKQIKLDKFMSKWLPGMEKDGVLVAIFPTPKNKGVIIQPKELSASLEEEIEQYE, encoded by the coding sequence ATGCACCAGAAAAAAATTGAAAATTTACTAAAGATGTCAGGCAAAGAGCGATTTCTGTACTTTGTTAGGAAGGTTGCTGATTTTGAGGAGGTATGGGGATTGTTTGCTGATGGGTGGGCAATGACTGCTGATAATGAAGGAAGAAAAGCAATTCCATTTTGGCCAGAAAAGGACTTTTCAAATCTATGTGCAGAAGGAGCATGGAAAAATTATAATTCTAAGCAAATTAAATTAGATAAATTTATGTCAAAATGGTTGCCTGGAATGGAAAAAGATGGTGTGTTAGTCGCAATATTCCCAACACCAAAAAATAAAGGGGTTATTATCCAACCCAAAGAGTTGTCTGCTTCACTGGAAGAAGAGATAGAACAGTATGAATAA
- a CDS encoding IS630 family transposase encodes MRKKRSLNIRTHIFMPEETETLKRYRDGQKDYRLKLRFIALLLIAGNTGTEIVAAAVGKDIRTVETWYGKYLTHGPDALNSFQYQPKRCFLSDDQLADMIAWVKKELPSDTKVICHYIREQTGIAYCQSAVAKLLKKNGLRRLRPKLIPGKPPSEKEQTDFIEKYEKLRKSAADPESGRVVIFCDAMHFVHQTVPATCWGDPSERPVLKANSGRQRLNIMGGYDPVTCKLIHETDEKNCDSEKAIIFFKKLLRTYPKASMIKVFADNATYFHARNTQEWLEKNPRISLYFLPAYAPNLNLIERLWRFAKGKLIRNTYYEKYKTFRCHVFRLLNNIHNYESELSSLMVEKFQIIRQ; translated from the coding sequence ATGAGGAAAAAACGCTCTCTGAATATCAGAACCCATATTTTCATGCCGGAAGAAACCGAAACCCTGAAAAGGTACCGTGACGGCCAGAAGGATTACCGCCTGAAACTCCGCTTCATAGCGCTTCTGCTGATCGCCGGCAATACCGGAACCGAAATTGTGGCCGCGGCAGTCGGAAAAGATATCAGAACCGTGGAAACATGGTACGGAAAATATCTTACGCATGGTCCCGATGCCCTGAATTCCTTTCAGTACCAACCGAAACGGTGCTTTCTGTCAGATGATCAGCTCGCAGACATGATCGCATGGGTGAAAAAAGAACTCCCTTCCGATACGAAAGTCATCTGTCATTATATAAGGGAACAGACCGGGATTGCCTACTGCCAAAGCGCGGTTGCGAAGCTCCTTAAAAAAAACGGACTGAGACGACTCCGTCCGAAGCTGATTCCGGGAAAACCTCCGTCCGAAAAAGAACAAACCGATTTTATTGAAAAATATGAGAAACTCCGCAAATCCGCCGCCGATCCGGAGTCCGGCAGAGTCGTCATTTTCTGCGATGCCATGCACTTCGTTCATCAGACCGTGCCCGCGACATGTTGGGGAGATCCGTCCGAACGACCTGTTTTAAAAGCAAATTCCGGGCGTCAGCGCCTGAATATCATGGGCGGATATGATCCCGTGACCTGTAAGCTGATACATGAGACCGACGAAAAAAACTGTGACTCCGAAAAAGCGATCATTTTTTTCAAAAAACTGCTCAGAACCTATCCGAAAGCCAGTATGATAAAGGTTTTTGCTGATAATGCCACTTATTTTCATGCCCGGAACACACAGGAATGGCTTGAAAAAAATCCCCGGATCAGTTTGTATTTTCTCCCGGCCTATGCTCCGAACCTGAATCTGATCGAACGCCTTTGGCGTTTTGCAAAAGGGAAACTGATCAGAAACACATATTATGAGAAATACAAGACGTTCCGGTGTCATGTTTTTCGTCTTCTGAATAATATACATAATTATGAAAGTGAGTTATCATCTCTTATGGTAGAAAAATTTCAGATAATTCGCCAATAA
- a CDS encoding BACON domain-containing protein, whose translation MMKRITGLCLLCLVFSICLVPALHAATYIYDELDRLVSVQYPTGQTIEYSYDETGNILSITSSGAPPSHMLSVSKSGTGTGTITSTPSGINCGADCTETFPENTSVTLTATPDAGSVFAGWIGGCTGTDDCVISMTEDTLITAEFTLGSGDQPILSVTPAQAEVPATTSTTAFTISNTGTGTMTWTISDAAEWLTVSLNSGTGDGTFAISCQENKGGSRTGTITVTANGAAGSPKTVKIIQAASADAGIDISLQASDSVLPDETFNMEVRVSGEKNVTGMDLKINFNSTLVQVAGITVNESSVDVSANINTVNENGQAAIAYLDFAGIGFVPGNDRLLATLTCKALIPGSATFSFDSTSAIYAFGASPEDITGNLSGKTISVLASSTPGDIDGSGTVDLRDAILALKILAGLPCDNLYADAGINGNQIGLEEAIYALQTTAKLNR comes from the coding sequence ATGATGAAAAGAATTACCGGCCTCTGCCTTCTGTGCCTCGTCTTTTCAATATGCCTTGTCCCGGCACTCCACGCCGCCACCTACATTTATGACGAACTCGACCGCCTCGTCAGCGTACAGTATCCCACCGGCCAGACCATTGAATACAGCTATGACGAAACAGGAAATATTCTCTCAATTACCAGCTCCGGCGCTCCCCCTTCCCATATGCTCTCCGTCAGCAAATCCGGCACGGGAACCGGAACTATTACAAGCACCCCATCCGGTATCAACTGCGGCGCGGACTGCACGGAAACCTTCCCGGAAAACACATCTGTCACCCTGACCGCCACCCCGGATGCCGGATCGGTCTTCGCCGGATGGATCGGGGGCTGTACCGGCACGGATGACTGCGTGATTTCCATGACCGAAGACACGCTTATCACCGCCGAATTCACCCTCGGCTCCGGGGATCAGCCAATCCTGTCTGTCACCCCCGCACAGGCCGAAGTTCCGGCCACCACCAGCACAACCGCTTTCACAATTTCCAACACCGGAACCGGCACAATGACATGGACGATCTCCGACGCAGCAGAATGGCTCACTGTTTCGCTGAATTCGGGAACCGGAGACGGAACATTTGCCATAAGCTGCCAGGAGAATAAAGGCGGAAGCAGAACCGGGACCATCACCGTCACAGCGAACGGCGCGGCAGGCAGCCCCAAAACCGTGAAAATCATCCAGGCAGCCTCGGCAGATGCCGGAATTGATATCAGCCTGCAAGCCTCTGACAGCGTTCTCCCCGATGAAACATTCAACATGGAAGTCCGTGTTTCAGGAGAAAAGAATGTCACTGGCATGGACCTGAAAATCAACTTCAACAGCACTCTGGTACAAGTTGCCGGAATAACTGTTAATGAAAGCAGTGTGGATGTTTCAGCGAATATAAACACTGTGAATGAAAACGGGCAGGCTGCAATCGCTTACCTTGATTTTGCAGGCATCGGATTCGTTCCCGGAAATGACCGCCTTCTGGCCACGCTGACCTGTAAAGCTCTGATACCGGGCAGCGCCACATTTTCATTTGACAGCACATCGGCAATTTACGCTTTCGGCGCTTCACCTGAAGACATTACCGGCAATCTGTCTGGCAAAACAATATCTGTTCTTGCTTCCTCAACGCCCGGTGACATTGACGGCAGCGGAACCGTTGACCTGCGGGATGCCATACTGGCTTTAAAAATACTCGCCGGGCTTCCCTGCGATAATTTATACGCGGATGCTGGCATAAACGGCAATCAGATAGGCTTGGAAGAAGCCATTTATGCTCTGCAAACCACGGCAAAGCTGAATCGGTAG
- a CDS encoding Lcl domain-containing protein: MSVKGSFRFIFYAIFCLILFSFSSAATSAILPDTGQTGCYDASENIPCPKENEPFYGQDAQYANAPRSFTKMDAAGNILPDSATEWAIVLDNVTGLMWEVKTADDSVHGKYKTYSKSSADDFIDTLNWLEFGGFDDWRLPTLKELSAIVNRDCRYPATNEAFFPNARPSYYWTRSSYGNWTSRYWCVSFEEGAINWKDTGNFSKAYARAVRGGDPLADLNKTFQDNGDGTVTDLQTGMMWQQQTIGPMDWQSALAYCENLNLGNHDDWRLPNINELINLADFYKNEPVLDTTFFPGTKISEYWTSTTWADSPTSAWTLRFATGHTRFVTKTTSDQVYFRAVRDGLACARKTGLKASSCIKKSNWPGALAGYGIDPASGAQILSSSLLAVSGALPVSFGLTYNSLIPEPGIVGRGWGIAGGLGAFLEVRCKDATVHWSNIRANRFVTDDGIHYSSPDQACHYDRLVQNDNGTYTLTRRSRAVYEFDADGRLLRLKNHIGQSLDMTYDADGRLKKVTESVSGGFLDFTYHDDTGFLKKVTDPAGRTVQLEYDDNGDLIGITSVLNHKTVYTYNKDGQVLNAVNADGDRLFENEYDEEGRVGRQDDGRNDNQKIEVVYSEETDAETEKDIITTTVKDRMGYSRVYRFDEHWRLAWEKDELGNTAVQVERDENGNATKVTDANGNATTISYDDNGNVRSITDAESRTDGFSYNTVSGITILLEQQVRYDWAIPTGLTAGNYTFRAQVRKNGAAVSPWSDAQAFTVACSAAPTAETVAVTELATDTGGVSCAGDINLQARISNTGTAPLSDNTVAYFIITGPDGYAAAVGKADVSGLGAGVNIWFGYSWTVPDKIASGTYSYRVRVRSENGDNLSAWSGEKSFDVKCADGPGGFVSEVSGLYPPEDAVCDKSTALRADIRATGGLGIPLNFKVWFCITGPDGKVVEAGYVREDRNLNAVTDAMGNTSARYEYNDDNTEKSVTDALGRTTRVEYNDDKQPSSVKSPEGNTTSFEYENGRTSKITAPEGNFTKYQYDAVGRVVRAEDAEGFAYTYAYDADCGGTCREDMTTDPLGNEVKHQYNSRGNLIRSVDARLNDTVHEYDGNGNRIRSTDAEGRVTTFEYDGEDRPTRTVLPGNRVWERVYDAKGRLIRTVDPLENVRKTEYDNMFNIVSQTDFTGKMMESVTRDKVYNPLQVSDALNRTTRNQYDKLDRLTQVTDPKNRNTGLNYDDIGQLTSVTDAKNQTTSQKFDDDGNLTEIQDAKGNRTEFSVDRNGRPTEQRSASGSSVKYGYDARSLMNKLTNGRNQDRTFSYDALGRITQMSDPDGAISYTYDQNSNVLTVTDTTGTITRVYDKLNRVTRYTDAQGNVIQYAYNNAGNLEILTYPDGKQVRYGYDLADRMTSVTDWDGRITRYEYDANSRLIRTQRPYGSVMTRTYDAAGQMTQQKDVDAGGQVIAQYDFQYDAAGNITEETVTPQESAFAVTPVTMTYTSANHLATYNGQSVDYDADGNMTHGPLDGGMADFVFDSRNRLTQAGDTQYVYDAEGNRVRMEQNGGTTRYAVNPNAGLSQVFMETAPDGTVSYYVYGQGLIGRERAGAYRAYHFDFRGSTVAMTDESGAVTHRYAYSPYGRAVKVAEEDFNPFRYVGQYGVMWDDCGLYYMRARFYEAGCGRFLSEDLVWDGVNFYVYGKNNPVNRIDPLGESPVSIALKRGAIYSAKKALKEYAERKIKRQLAKRLSKKQLKEFGDELVDILDSLDSEWWEIGIEFIPVAGDIYGGSKFAIQLNRAWERLRKLEGKFLSKIRVPKNLGRTGKQARLRELANDPKVSSADRGWIKNEIRHIETGSRKTIRLPGNSRNSKQGGKVLAHPRGKRAKDGWGYEYSNLQDTDLHKLEHKYEGY, translated from the coding sequence ATGTCTGTCAAAGGAAGCTTCCGTTTTATATTTTATGCCATCTTCTGCCTGATTTTATTTTCTTTTTCATCTGCCGCAACGTCAGCAATACTGCCGGACACAGGACAGACCGGATGCTACGATGCATCTGAAAATATCCCCTGCCCAAAGGAAAACGAACCGTTTTACGGTCAGGACGCCCAATATGCCAATGCTCCCCGCTCCTTCACCAAAATGGACGCCGCCGGAAACATCCTGCCGGATTCCGCAACGGAATGGGCCATTGTGCTGGATAACGTCACCGGCCTGATGTGGGAAGTCAAAACTGCGGATGATTCCGTACACGGCAAATACAAGACATACAGCAAGTCTTCCGCCGATGATTTTATTGACACGCTGAACTGGCTGGAATTCGGTGGATTTGATGACTGGCGTCTTCCGACCCTCAAAGAGCTTTCCGCAATTGTAAACCGGGACTGCCGATATCCTGCCACCAATGAAGCCTTCTTTCCGAATGCCAGACCAAGTTATTACTGGACGCGCTCCAGCTATGGAAATTGGACGTCAAGGTATTGGTGCGTCAGTTTTGAGGAAGGCGCAATCAATTGGAAAGACACCGGCAATTTTTCCAAAGCATATGCCCGCGCGGTGCGTGGCGGTGATCCGCTCGCCGATCTGAACAAAACTTTTCAGGACAACGGCGACGGCACGGTAACGGATTTGCAGACGGGTATGATGTGGCAGCAGCAGACCATCGGCCCGATGGACTGGCAGAGTGCGCTGGCGTATTGTGAAAACCTGAATCTGGGAAATCATGACGACTGGCGGCTTCCGAATATCAACGAACTGATCAACCTTGCGGATTTTTATAAAAATGAACCGGTTCTGGACACGACGTTTTTTCCGGGAACTAAAATCTCGGAATACTGGACGTCAACCACTTGGGCGGACTCTCCGACCAGCGCATGGACGCTCCGTTTTGCCACGGGGCATACCCGGTTTGTTACCAAAACAACATCAGACCAAGTTTACTTCAGAGCCGTGCGCGACGGCCTCGCCTGCGCCCGAAAAACCGGCCTCAAGGCTTCATCCTGCATCAAAAAAAGCAACTGGCCCGGCGCGTTGGCCGGATACGGAATTGACCCGGCAAGCGGCGCACAGATTCTTTCTTCGAGCCTGCTGGCGGTCAGCGGCGCATTGCCGGTTTCATTTGGCCTGACGTATAATTCCCTGATTCCCGAACCCGGAATAGTCGGCAGGGGATGGGGCATTGCAGGTGGCTTGGGAGCCTTTCTTGAAGTGCGGTGCAAAGACGCGACGGTGCATTGGTCGAACATCCGCGCCAACCGCTTTGTCACGGATGACGGAATCCATTATTCATCACCGGATCAGGCGTGTCATTATGACAGACTGGTTCAAAATGATAACGGTACATACACTTTGACCCGCCGAAGCCGCGCGGTTTACGAGTTCGATGCCGACGGCAGGCTGCTCCGCTTGAAAAATCACATCGGCCAGTCCCTTGACATGACGTATGACGCCGACGGACGGCTGAAAAAAGTGACGGAATCGGTTTCCGGCGGATTTCTGGATTTCACATATCATGACGACACGGGCTTTCTGAAAAAAGTGACCGATCCGGCAGGCCGGACGGTGCAGTTGGAATACGACGACAACGGCGATCTGATCGGCATCACAAGCGTTCTGAATCACAAAACCGTTTATACATACAACAAAGACGGCCAGGTTCTCAATGCCGTGAATGCGGACGGCGACCGCCTGTTTGAGAACGAATATGATGAAGAAGGCCGCGTCGGCAGACAGGATGACGGACGGAACGACAATCAGAAAATTGAAGTGGTCTATTCCGAAGAAACGGACGCCGAGACTGAAAAAGATATCATCACCACCACGGTCAAAGACCGCATGGGCTATTCCCGCGTCTATCGGTTCGACGAGCATTGGCGGCTGGCCTGGGAAAAAGATGAACTGGGCAACACCGCCGTGCAGGTGGAACGGGATGAAAACGGCAATGCAACCAAAGTAACGGACGCCAACGGCAATGCCACCACTATCTCCTACGATGATAACGGGAATGTGCGTTCGATTACTGATGCCGAAAGCCGCACCGACGGCTTCAGCTACAACACCGTATCCGGTATCACCATCCTCTTGGAACAGCAAGTGCGTTATGACTGGGCGATTCCGACCGGGCTGACGGCAGGAAATTACACGTTCCGCGCACAGGTGCGGAAAAACGGCGCGGCGGTTTCTCCCTGGAGCGATGCACAGGCGTTCACTGTTGCCTGTTCTGCTGCCCCGACCGCCGAAACTGTTGCCGTTACTGAACTGGCGACGGATACCGGCGGCGTTTCCTGTGCCGGAGACATCAACCTTCAGGCCAGGATTTCCAACACCGGAACTGCCCCGCTTTCCGACAACACCGTTGCATACTTCATCATCACCGGGCCGGATGGGTATGCGGCGGCAGTGGGAAAGGCCGATGTGTCCGGGCTGGGTGCGGGTGTAAACATATGGTTCGGGTATAGCTGGACAGTACCGGACAAAATCGCGTCCGGCACATACTCATACCGGGTGCGGGTGCGTTCCGAAAACGGGGATAATCTGTCTGCATGGAGCGGGGAAAAATCCTTTGACGTTAAATGCGCTGACGGGCCGGGCGGTTTTGTATCGGAAGTGAGCGGACTGTATCCGCCAGAAGACGCGGTCTGCGACAAATCGACCGCGCTCCGTGCTGACATCAGGGCGACCGGCGGCTTGGGCATTCCCCTGAATTTCAAAGTCTGGTTCTGCATCACCGGGCCGGATGGCAAGGTTGTGGAAGCCGGATATGTCCGGGAAGACCGGAATCTGAACGCCGTGACCGACGCGATGGGCAACACGTCGGCCCGGTACGAGTACAATGATGACAACACCGAGAAATCCGTCACGGACGCCCTGGGTCGCACCACCCGTGTTGAATACAACGATGATAAACAGCCTTCATCCGTCAAAAGCCCCGAAGGAAATACGACTTCCTTTGAATATGAAAACGGGAGGACATCCAAAATCACCGCGCCGGAAGGCAATTTTACAAAATATCAGTATGATGCCGTCGGGCGAGTGGTTCGGGCCGAAGATGCCGAAGGTTTTGCCTACACTTATGCCTATGATGCGGACTGCGGCGGAACCTGCCGGGAAGATATGACCACCGATCCGCTGGGCAACGAAGTGAAACACCAGTACAACAGCCGGGGCAACCTGATCCGCAGCGTCGATGCAAGGTTGAATGACACGGTGCATGAGTACGACGGCAACGGCAACCGGATTCGTTCCACGGATGCGGAAGGCCGCGTGACAACCTTTGAGTACGACGGAGAGGATCGTCCAACCAGAACCGTCCTGCCCGGAAACCGCGTGTGGGAGCGGGTTTATGACGCCAAAGGCCGTCTGATCCGCACGGTTGATCCGCTGGAGAACGTGCGGAAAACCGAATATGACAATATGTTTAACATAGTCAGTCAGACCGACTTCACGGGCAAGATGATGGAGTCCGTGACCCGCGACAAGGTGTACAATCCCCTTCAGGTGAGCGACGCTCTGAACCGCACGACCCGGAATCAGTACGATAAACTGGACAGGCTGACGCAGGTGACAGACCCGAAAAACCGGAATACAGGGCTGAATTACGACGACATCGGGCAATTGACGTCCGTTACAGATGCAAAGAATCAGACCACGAGCCAGAAATTCGACGATGATGGGAACCTGACGGAAATTCAGGACGCCAAAGGCAACCGCACCGAATTTTCCGTTGATAGAAATGGGCGGCCCACAGAGCAGCGTTCCGCTTCTGGCAGCAGCGTGAAATATGGGTATGATGCCCGTTCCCTGATGAACAAGTTGACCAACGGGCGGAATCAGGACCGGACGTTTTCATACGACGCTTTGGGCAGAATAACGCAAATGAGCGACCCGGATGGTGCCATCTCGTACACATACGACCAAAACAGTAACGTGCTGACGGTGACGGATACGACCGGTACGATTACCCGCGTTTATGACAAGCTGAACCGTGTGACCCGATACACCGACGCTCAAGGCAATGTGATTCAGTATGCCTATAATAACGCTGGAAATCTGGAAATTCTGACCTACCCCGACGGAAAACAGGTGCGCTACGGATACGATCTTGCGGATCGGATGACTTCCGTGACCGACTGGGATGGTCGAATTACCCGCTACGAATACGACGCCAACAGCCGCCTGATTCGCACACAGCGACCCTATGGAAGCGTGATGACCCGGACGTATGACGCAGCCGGGCAAATGACGCAACAGAAAGATGTGGATGCTGGAGGGCAGGTCATCGCTCAGTATGATTTCCAGTACGATGCTGCGGGAAATATCACGGAAGAGACGGTCACGCCCCAGGAGTCTGCCTTTGCGGTCACGCCCGTAACCATGACTTATACCAGTGCAAACCATCTGGCAACATACAACGGCCAGAGCGTGGACTATGACGCAGACGGCAACATGACCCACGGCCCGCTGGATGGCGGCATGGCGGATTTTGTCTTTGATTCCCGCAATCGGCTGACGCAGGCCGGAGATACGCAATATGTTTATGATGCCGAAGGAAACCGCGTTCGCATGGAGCAAAACGGCGGGACAACGCGGTATGCGGTCAACCCCAATGCCGGGCTGAGTCAGGTGTTTATGGAAACCGCGCCGGACGGGACGGTTTCGTATTATGTGTACGGACAGGGGCTGATCGGAAGGGAACGGGCCGGGGCCTACCGGGCTTATCATTTCGATTTCCGGGGCAGCACCGTGGCCATGACCGATGAGAGCGGGGCGGTGACGCACCGGTATGCGTACAGTCCTTATGGCCGGGCGGTGAAGGTTGCGGAGGAGGATTTTAATCCGTTCCGGTATGTGGGGCAGTACGGCGTGATGTGGGATGATTGCGGGTTGTATTACATGCGAGCTAGGTTTTATGAGGCTGGGTGTGGGCGGTTTTTGAGTGAGGATCTGGTTTGGGACGGGGTAAATTTTTATGTTTACGGCAAGAACAACCCTGTTAATCGTATTGATCCATTAGGGGAGTCTCCAGTTTCTATTGCGTTAAAGCGTGGTGCGATATACTCTGCTAAAAAGGCATTGAAGGAATACGCTGAAAGAAAAATTAAGCGCCAATTAGCTAAACGACTATCTAAAAAACAACTAAAAGAATTTGGAGATGAATTAGTTGATATCTTAGATAGTTTGGATAGTGAATGGTGGGAAATCGGCATAGAGTTTATTCCGGTAGCAGGAGATATTTATGGCGGAAGTAAATTTGCAATTCAACTCAACAGGGCTTGGGAAAGGCTAAGAAAATTAGAAGGAAAGTTTTTATCTAAGATACGAGTCCCAAAGAATCTAGGAAGAACTGGAAAACAAGCAAGACTCAGAGAGCTTGCGAATGACCCCAAAGTGTCTTCAGCAGATCGAGGTTGGATTAAAAATGAAATTAGGCATATAGAAACAGGGAGTCGAAAAACTATCCGGTTACCAGGGAATTCAAGGAACTCGAAACAAGGTGGAAAAGTACTTGCCCATCCACGTGGCAAAAGAGCAAAAGATGGTTGGGGATACGAGTACTCAAATCTTCAAGATACGGATCTCCACAAGTTAGAACATAAATATGAAGGATATTAA